One genomic region from Microcystis panniformis FACHB-1757 encodes:
- a CDS encoding glycosyltransferase family 39 protein, whose product MNLSTVISDLQQRSKERLAWSDFCWLGLVIILGLVIRLTQLTSKPPWTDEFATMVFSIGNNYQIVPLNQIISLDTLLAPLQSNHQATIADVIKLVIQEDNHPPLYFIFAYLWNKLFFDRGEYVSLEGMRSLAVFWGVISISLIYFISKLVFKSGLIAFLAAILMAVSPYAVFISQEARHYTLAVVFVLISLGCFLRASSKIIHRQRISPTLVFFWLIVNCLGLLVHYFFSLTILAEAITLLWILSNQIKQKNFWITNWWRLSLVFLGNLSFIIIWFITFVPKDYGNQMTGWIQRDNDSFLAVISPFFQLLGTLITMLSLLPVESESLIIILISGAIMIGFFLWIIPQLKTAWLDSYKPELGILSAFFLSSIAIFFVITYLLSIDITRGARYSFVYFPSVILILAILLDNCWQRKQKRIVIIVLIMALVSSLSVTFNLGYRKYYRPDKLVTTIENNSRYPLVIATSYRSLVQVGEMMGIAWEFNQRFPDKTPKFLLVNPEQKPNFNLSSSPPFELWLINFHSSIDLSDCQLSELSSNYVTGYQYQKFLCGRSMDYNNKVK is encoded by the coding sequence TTGAATTTATCTACAGTCATTTCTGATCTACAACAAAGAAGCAAGGAGCGGTTAGCTTGGTCTGATTTTTGCTGGTTAGGATTAGTAATAATTTTGGGACTGGTTATTAGGTTAACACAATTAACAAGCAAACCTCCCTGGACGGATGAATTTGCCACTATGGTTTTTAGTATTGGCAATAATTACCAGATAGTGCCGTTAAATCAAATAATTTCCCTAGACACCTTATTAGCACCTCTCCAGAGCAACCATCAGGCAACTATTGCCGATGTAATTAAATTAGTTATTCAGGAGGACAATCATCCACCTTTATATTTTATTTTCGCCTATCTCTGGAATAAATTATTCTTTGATCGGGGAGAATATGTATCCTTAGAAGGAATGCGATCGCTGGCAGTGTTTTGGGGAGTTATTTCGATTTCTCTAATTTATTTTATCAGTAAATTGGTCTTTAAATCCGGCTTGATCGCTTTTCTGGCGGCGATTTTAATGGCGGTTTCTCCCTACGCAGTTTTTATCTCCCAAGAAGCGCGCCATTATACTTTAGCGGTTGTATTTGTCCTCATATCTTTAGGCTGTTTTCTGAGGGCAAGCAGCAAAATTATCCACCGTCAGAGAATATCCCCTACTTTGGTTTTTTTCTGGTTAATTGTCAACTGTCTAGGGTTATTAGTCCACTATTTTTTTAGTTTAACTATCCTCGCAGAGGCAATAACTTTATTATGGATTTTATCCAATCAAATCAAACAAAAAAACTTTTGGATAACTAATTGGTGGCGTTTAAGTTTAGTTTTTTTAGGTAACTTGAGCTTTATTATTATTTGGTTTATCACCTTTGTCCCCAAAGATTATGGCAATCAGATGACCGGTTGGATTCAGAGAGACAATGATAGTTTTTTAGCAGTAATTAGCCCCTTTTTTCAATTGCTGGGAACATTAATTACTATGCTTTCCCTGCTCCCAGTCGAATCAGAATCTTTAATAATTATCTTGATTTCTGGGGCAATAATGATCGGGTTTTTTCTCTGGATTATCCCACAATTAAAAACAGCATGGCTAGACTCCTATAAACCCGAATTAGGCATTCTCTCGGCATTTTTTCTCAGTTCAATTGCCATTTTCTTTGTCATCACCTATCTGCTTTCGATCGATATTACCCGGGGAGCTAGATATAGTTTTGTTTACTTTCCCTCGGTAATTTTAATTCTAGCAATTTTATTAGATAATTGTTGGCAAAGGAAGCAGAAAAGAATAGTAATTATTGTCCTTATCATGGCTTTAGTTAGTTCCCTAAGTGTGACTTTTAATTTAGGCTATCGTAAGTATTATCGGCCAGATAAATTAGTTACTACTATCGAAAATAATAGCCGTTATCCGTTAGTAATTGCCACTAGCTATAGGAGTTTAGTGCAGGTGGGAGAAATGATGGGAATTGCTTGGGAATTTAACCAAAGATTTCCCGATAAAACCCCTAAGTTTCTCTTAGTTAACCCAGAACAAAAGCCAAATTTTAATCTGTCATCTTCCCCCCCTTTTGAATTATGGTTAATTAATTTCCATTCTTCAATAGATTTATCGGACTGTCAACTCTCAGAGTTATCCTCCAATTATGTAACAGGTTATCAATATCAAAAGTTTCTCTGTGGGCGATCGATGGATTATAATAATAAAGTTAAGTAG
- a CDS encoding IS1 family transposase (programmed frameshift) yields MQCPECKSTHIRKNGINKQGKQNHICVTCGRQFIDNYEKQKGYDEKTKRECLTAYVNGMGFRGIERLKGVHHTTVINWVKSVGELLPVAYDPETIPEVGELDELETFVGSKKTKFWVWTAVDHFKKGILGWVIGDHSSETFRPLWELVKSWGCYFYVSDGWSVYPCFIAEGDHIISKTYMTRVEGENTRLRHYLARLHRKTLCYSKSTEMLGYSIRLLIHYLKFQEVPIPY; encoded by the exons ATGCAATGCCCTGAATGTAAATCTACCCATATCCGTAAAAATGGCATCAATAAACAAGGTAAACAAAATCATATTTGTGTAACCTGTGGCCGTCAATTTATTGATAACTATGAAAAACAGAAAGGCTATGACGAAAAAACGAAGCGAGAATGCCTAACTGCCTATGTTAATGGGATGGGATTTAGAGGAATAGAAAGGCTAAAGGGAGTTCATCATACGACCGTAATTAATTGGGTAAAATCTGTGGGAGAATTATTGCCAGTCGCCTATGACCCAGAAACAATTCCTGAAGTAGGGGAACTGGATGAATTGGAAACCTTTGTTGGCTCAAAAAAAACAAAAT TCTGGGTGTGGACAGCCGTTGACCACTTTAAAAAAGGAATTTTAGGTTGGGTAATCGGAGATCATAGTAGCGAAACGTTTCGCCCATTATGGGAATTAGTTAAGTCTTGGGGATGCTATTTTTATGTGAGTGATGGATGGTCAGTTTATCCATGTTTTATAGCAGAGGGCGACCATATAATTAGTAAGACTTATATGACCAGAGTAGAGGGTGAGAACACACGTTTAAGACATTATCTAGCCCGATTGCATCGCAAAACACTCTGCTATTCTAAGTCTACAGAAATGTTAGGATACTCTATTCGTTTATTAATTCATTATCTGAAGTTTCAAGAAGTGCCTATTCCTTACTGA
- a CDS encoding Jag family protein: MSIWEQNSEKAKQWLEKLLKLMAMPADIQIGVQELGTGPSSCWLIIDSSQLSPQQVELLLANKGEGLDAIQSLANTILNIGVEAAEHQFYIVEINGYRQQRQSELFDWVNQAATQVRQTGQEIELKALSSAERRQIHAFFQEENDLTTESRGVEPDRRLVIRLK, translated from the coding sequence ATGAGTATATGGGAGCAAAATAGCGAGAAAGCTAAACAATGGCTGGAAAAACTGCTAAAGTTGATGGCCATGCCCGCAGATATCCAGATTGGTGTGCAGGAATTGGGAACAGGACCTTCCTCCTGTTGGTTAATTATTGATAGCAGTCAATTGAGTCCCCAACAAGTGGAACTCCTCCTCGCTAACAAGGGTGAGGGACTGGATGCGATTCAGTCCCTAGCTAATACGATTCTGAATATTGGTGTCGAGGCGGCAGAACATCAATTCTATATTGTCGAAATCAATGGCTATCGTCAACAAAGACAGTCAGAACTTTTCGACTGGGTTAATCAAGCGGCGACGCAAGTGCGGCAAACAGGACAGGAAATAGAATTAAAAGCCCTATCTTCGGCGGAACGTCGCCAAATCCATGCCTTTTTTCAGGAAGAAAACGATTTAACCACGGAAAGTCGCGGCGTGGAACCCGATCGCCGGTTAGTGATTCGTTTAAAATAA
- the yidC gene encoding membrane protein insertase YidC, whose amino-acid sequence MDFGVGFISTNIMLPILDFFFRIVHSYGFAIIALTLVVRFAVFPLSAGQIRNMRKMRITQPLMKERQAEIQQRYKNDPQKQQEEMGKLMQELGNPLAGCLPLLLQMPILLALFATLRGSPFSDINYTVDLQVLPAEQIALVQRQPYATKPQNVYIDESLHYPITAFLPQGNKIAPGEQLKIDLQNDQGKSLSQLATEAPENNLKPTYEVVKGQELVQVNEDGSIVALAPGDASIKVIVPGIAANTGFLFIEALGRIGATGANGEIHWDILAMVIAFGISIYVNQELSGAGAPSGGAAQQQQTVNKITPIIFSMMFLFFPLPAGVLMYILTANIFQTIQTVILMREPLPENLQKLVAEQEKTEKSRDTLPFEKRSSKKKEKTS is encoded by the coding sequence ATGGATTTTGGAGTCGGATTTATTTCCACAAATATCATGTTGCCAATCCTAGATTTTTTCTTTCGGATTGTGCATAGTTACGGTTTCGCCATCATTGCTTTAACGCTGGTGGTGAGATTTGCCGTCTTTCCCCTCAGCGCCGGCCAGATTCGCAATATGAGAAAAATGCGAATCACTCAACCCTTGATGAAGGAAAGACAAGCAGAAATTCAACAACGCTACAAAAACGACCCCCAAAAACAACAGGAGGAAATGGGCAAATTAATGCAGGAGTTGGGCAATCCCTTGGCCGGTTGTTTACCCCTGTTATTACAAATGCCGATTCTTTTGGCTTTATTTGCGACGCTGCGGGGTTCCCCCTTCTCGGATATTAACTATACTGTCGATTTACAAGTGCTGCCGGCCGAACAAATCGCCCTCGTGCAGCGCCAACCCTATGCCACCAAACCCCAAAACGTTTATATTGACGAGTCTCTCCACTATCCCATCACCGCTTTTTTACCCCAAGGCAATAAAATCGCCCCGGGAGAACAGCTAAAAATCGACCTCCAAAACGACCAGGGCAAGTCTTTAAGCCAATTAGCCACGGAAGCACCCGAAAATAACCTAAAACCCACCTACGAGGTGGTTAAAGGTCAAGAACTGGTGCAAGTTAATGAAGACGGTTCCATCGTCGCTTTAGCCCCCGGAGATGCCAGTATTAAAGTTATCGTGCCGGGGATTGCCGCTAATACGGGTTTTCTCTTTATTGAGGCCCTGGGAAGAATTGGGGCAACCGGTGCCAATGGTGAAATTCACTGGGATATCTTGGCGATGGTGATCGCTTTCGGTATTAGTATCTATGTTAACCAAGAGTTATCCGGCGCCGGTGCGCCTTCGGGGGGGGCAGCCCAACAACAGCAAACGGTGAATAAAATCACCCCGATAATTTTTAGTATGATGTTCCTGTTTTTCCCCTTACCGGCGGGGGTATTGATGTATATCTTAACCGCGAACATCTTCCAAACTATTCAAACGGTGATTTTGATGCGGGAACCGTTACCGGAAAACCTGCAAAAATTGGTAGCGGAACAGGAAAAAACGGAAAAATCCCGCGATACTCTCCCCTTTGAAAAACGTTCTAGCAAAAAAAAGGAAAAAACATCGTAA
- a CDS encoding PH domain-containing protein, which translates to MGIKEETFYEGGPHIGDLIINILLGFTVICLPLTVGAVVRAIWLRYKITDRRISITGGWMGRDRTDIIYSEVAKVAKMPRGIGLWGDIVVTLKDRSRLEMRAMPKFREIHDYIAERVADKTGRPLESIISQ; encoded by the coding sequence ATGGGCATTAAAGAAGAAACTTTTTATGAAGGCGGTCCGCACATCGGCGACCTAATCATCAATATACTGCTAGGATTTACAGTGATTTGTTTACCTTTAACCGTTGGGGCAGTGGTGCGGGCAATCTGGTTAAGATATAAGATAACCGATCGGCGGATTTCGATCACCGGGGGTTGGATGGGACGCGATCGCACAGATATTATCTATTCAGAAGTGGCAAAAGTGGCAAAAATGCCGAGAGGAATTGGTCTTTGGGGGGATATTGTCGTAACTCTCAAGGATAGAAGTCGTTTAGAAATGCGCGCGATGCCGAAATTCCGGGAAATTCATGACTACATTGCCGAAAGAGTCGCCGATAAAACCGGTCGTCCCCTAGAATCGATCATCAGTCAATAA
- the rnpA gene encoding ribonuclease P protein component, which produces MGLPQVHRLKHRQDFQAVYGTGKRYHGSHLTLISLEDSGPDKPLPSRFGISISKKVSKKAVVRNRLKRQIRAVIRQLLPEIATGWRGIIIIRPGAIECNYEHFLRELKQLLVKANIIHGH; this is translated from the coding sequence GTGGGATTACCCCAAGTTCATCGCTTAAAACATCGACAGGATTTTCAAGCTGTCTATGGAACAGGGAAGCGTTATCACGGTTCCCACTTAACCTTAATTAGTTTAGAGGATTCTGGCCCGGATAAGCCTCTTCCCAGTCGTTTTGGCATCTCGATTAGCAAGAAAGTTAGTAAAAAAGCGGTGGTTCGTAATCGACTAAAAAGGCAAATACGAGCGGTAATTCGGCAGTTATTGCCAGAAATAGCGACAGGATGGCGAGGAATAATCATTATCCGTCCCGGGGCGATCGAGTGCAATTATGAACATTTTTTGCGAGAATTAAAGCAGTTGTTAGTGAAGGCCAATATAATTCATGGGCATTAA
- the rpmH gene encoding 50S ribosomal protein L34 — MSKRTLEGTTRKQKRTSGFRARMRSVNGRKVIKARRKRGRYRLSV; from the coding sequence GTGAGTAAACGTACTTTAGAAGGAACCACGCGCAAACAGAAGCGCACTTCCGGATTTAGAGCGAGAATGCGTAGCGTCAACGGACGTAAAGTGATTAAAGCTCGTCGGAAAAGAGGACGCTATCGTTTAAGTGTTTAG